One window from the genome of Paramisgurnus dabryanus chromosome 24, PD_genome_1.1, whole genome shotgun sequence encodes:
- the armh3 gene encoding armadillo-like helical domain-containing protein 3 has product MAQTEKKAGLLRRTSSSKKPLKEKVVLMYDEIFAKDDPTKNNPRFWDELFLMKVNLEYLEGKLESLDGDDVMKIKDNINSLFHHCVQALGEEHQIKVVNALQTLCALFRGVHQKNKSATGFDIINMLMGFDKAELRMKDLMEGLDSLLCGDGSESLKSLCLKLLLCLVTVTDNISQNTILEYVMINSIFEAILQILSDVSSRAQHGHDAVVLLALLVNYRKYESVNPYIVKLSIVDDEPTLNGMGMVIHHALTAYNRQYKDKEEENQGGFFSTLTSMVGSMFIADADEKLSVQTNEAILLALYEAVHLNRNFITVLAQSHPEIDMATNPAIPVPASPLTPLGTTPPSLDMMNNPELPLDPNLQTSNLLITFLKYSSIVVQDTKDEHRLNSARLCLIILTCIAEDQYADAFLHDDNMNFRVSLHRMPMRHRKKVADKNIPSRPLVCAVLDLMVEFIITHMMKDFPMDLYMRCVQIIHKLICYQKKCRIRLHYTWNELWSSLINLLKFLMSNETILLAKHNIFQLALQVVNLFNMFITYGDTFLPTPSSYDELYYEIIRMHQVFDNLYCMVLRVSTNTGQWKEPASKVTHALINVRAIINHFNPKIESYAAVNHISQLSEDQVLEVVRSNYDTLTLKLQDGLDQFERYSEQPKEAAFFKDLVRSISLNVRKNVSLSTMSQDHLLKEFSSIS; this is encoded by the exons ATGGCTCAGACTGAGAAGAAAGCAGGTCTGTTGAGGAGAACATCCTCCTCTAAGAAGCCACTAAAGGAGAAGGTGGTCCTCATGTATGATGAGATATTTGCG AAGGACGATCCTACTAAGAACAATCCTCGCTTCTGGGATGAACTGTTTTTGATGAAG GTTAACCTTGAGTATTTGGAAGGGAAGTTAGAGTCTCTAGATGGAGATGACGTGATGAAAATCAAAGACAACATCAATAGTTTGTTCCATCACTGCGTTCAAGCGCTGGGTGAGGAACACCAGATCAAAGTAGTCAATGCGCTTCAG ACACTTTGTGCATTATTTCGGGGAGTTCACCAGAAGAACAAATCGGCCACAGGCTTTGACATCATCAACATGCTGATGGGCTTTGACAAAGCTGAGCTCAGAATGAAG GATTTAATGGAGGGTTTGGACAGCCTGCTCTGTGGTGATGGGTCTGAAAGTCTTAAGAGTTTATGTCTGAAACTGCTGCTGTGTTTGGTCACT GTCACAGATAACATAAGTCAGAATACCATATTGGAGTATGTGATGATCAACAGTATCTTTGAGGCCATTCTACAG ATTCTGTCCGATGTCTCCAGTCGAGCTCAGCACGGCCATGATGCTGTGGTCCTGTTAGCTCTCCTGGTTAACTATAGGAAGTATGAG TCTGTGAACCCTTACATTGTGAAACTGTCAATAGTGGACGACGAGCCGACCCTGAAT GGAATGGGAATGGTCATTCACCACGCACTCACGGCTTACAACAG GCAGTATAAAGATAAAGAAGAGGAAAACCAGGGAGGCTTTTTCTCCACACTAACAAGCATG GTGGGCAGTATGTTTATTGCCGATGCGGATGAAAAGCTGTCAGTACA GACGAACGAAGCCATTCTGCTCGCACTGTATGAGGCCGTTCATCTCAACAGGAACTTCATCACGGTTCTTGCACAG AGTCATCCAGAGATTGACATGGCCACAAACCCTGCTATACCCGTACCAGCCTCACCCCTTACCCCGTTGGGTACCACGCCGCCCTCCCTAGACA tGATGAATAATCCTGAACTTCCTCTGGACCCAAACTTGCAGACGAGTAATCTTCTCATAACCTTCCTCAAATATTCCTCCATCGTAGTGCAGGACACCAAAG ATGAACATAGACTCAACAGTGCTCGACTGTGCCTTATCATTCTGACCTGCATAGCCGAG GACCAGTATGCCGATGCCTTTCTCCACGATGACAACATGAACTTCAGAGTCAGCTTACACAGAATG CCAATGAGACACCGAAAGAAAGTAGCGGATAAAAACATTCCCTCTCGACCTTTAGTGTGTGCAGTGCTGG ATCTGATGGTCGAGTTCATCATTACTCACATGATGAAGGATTTTCCAATGGATCTTTATAT GCGCTGTGTTCAGATTATTCACAAACTGATCTGCTATCAGAAGAAGTGCAGAATTAGACTACATTACACCTGGAACGAGCTCTGGTCAT CTCTCATTAACCTTCTGAAGTTTCTGATGTCTAATGAGACCATCCTTCTGGCAAAACACAATATCTTCCAGCTGGCCCTTCAG GTTGTGAACCTCTTTAACATGTTCATCACATATGGAGACACGTTTCTGCCCACGCCCAGCAGTTACGACGAACTCTATTACGAGATTATTCGCATGCATCAAGTGTTTGACAACCTCTACTGCATGG TGTTGAGGGTCTCCACCAACACAGGACAATGGAAGGAGCCGGCTAGTAAAGTTACTCATGCACTTATTAATGTCAG gGCAATTATTAACCATTTCAACCCTAAGATTGAGTCATACGCTGCTGTGAATCACATCTCTCAGCTTTCAGAAGATCAG GTACTGGAGGTCGTACGGTCAAACTATGACACGTTGACGCTGAAGCTACAGGACGGTCTGGATCAGTTCGAGCGTTACTCTGAACAGCCCAAAGAGGCGGCGTTCTTCAAAGACCTG GTACGCTCCATCAGTCTGAACGTGAGGAAGAACGTTTCTCTTAGCACGATGA